A window of Longispora fulva contains these coding sequences:
- a CDS encoding NHL domain-containing thioredoxin family protein, translating to MTRREARVRAPQLRGRGWLNTGGDALTLADLRGKIVLLDFWTFCCVNCLHVLDELRPLEEKFSDVLVVIGVHSPKFEHEKDAAAVAAAVERYGVAHPVLDDPELITWQNYAARAWPTLAVVDPEGYLVASMAGEGHAEGLDRLLTQLVVEHERKGTLHRGDGPYVAPPPPETALRFPGKAIVIPAARRAGGAAPTTTAVATSAHAAPSPGQGADTLLVSDSANHSLVELAADGETVLRRIGVGQRGRLDEPAQFNEPQGLCLLPQQVAAIAGYDVVVADTVNHLLRGVRLSDGHVTTVAGTGRQWRGSLDHLAHDARAVDLSSPWDVAWFDGRVVIAMAGTHTLWWYDPVKRTAGLYAGTTVEALRDGALADTWLAQPSGLSTSADGHRLWLADAETSALRYVEDGVLHTAVGQGLFDFGHVDGPAATALFQHPLGVAALADGTVAVADTYNGALRLYDPVSGTVSTLATDLAEPSDVLVVDDELVVVESAAHRLTRPVVGGLNVAGSRLRVERPVTDLAPGPVELRIVFEPAPGQKLDETYGPSTRLDVSASPASLLVDGAGVTTDLTRKLLLAEGDGVLQVVAQAATCDAEAENPACHLTRQDWGVPIRVVEGGATHLALVLRGLD from the coding sequence ATGACACGACGTGAGGCCCGGGTCCGGGCGCCCCAGTTGCGTGGCCGGGGCTGGCTGAACACCGGCGGCGACGCCCTGACCCTCGCGGACCTCCGCGGCAAGATCGTGCTGCTGGACTTCTGGACGTTCTGCTGCGTGAACTGCCTGCACGTCCTCGACGAGCTGCGCCCGCTGGAGGAGAAGTTCTCCGACGTGCTGGTCGTGATCGGCGTGCACTCGCCGAAGTTCGAGCACGAGAAGGACGCGGCGGCGGTCGCGGCGGCCGTCGAGCGGTACGGCGTGGCCCACCCGGTCCTCGACGACCCCGAGCTGATCACGTGGCAGAACTACGCCGCGCGGGCGTGGCCGACCCTAGCCGTCGTCGACCCCGAGGGTTACCTCGTGGCCTCGATGGCCGGCGAGGGCCACGCCGAGGGGCTCGACCGGCTGCTGACGCAGCTCGTGGTCGAGCATGAGCGGAAGGGGACCCTGCACCGGGGCGACGGGCCGTATGTCGCGCCGCCGCCGCCGGAGACCGCGCTGCGGTTCCCGGGCAAGGCGATCGTGATCCCGGCCGCCCGCCGCGCCGGTGGGGCCGCCCCGACCACGACCGCCGTGGCCACATCCGCGCACGCCGCGCCGTCGCCGGGCCAGGGGGCGGACACCCTGCTCGTCTCCGACTCGGCCAACCACTCACTTGTCGAGCTCGCCGCCGACGGCGAGACCGTGCTCCGCCGGATCGGCGTCGGCCAGCGCGGCCGGCTGGACGAGCCGGCGCAGTTCAACGAGCCCCAGGGCCTGTGCCTCCTCCCGCAGCAGGTCGCGGCGATCGCCGGGTACGACGTCGTGGTCGCCGACACCGTCAACCACCTGCTCCGGGGAGTGAGACTCTCCGACGGCCACGTCACCACGGTCGCCGGAACGGGCCGGCAGTGGCGCGGCTCCCTCGACCACCTGGCCCACGACGCGCGGGCGGTGGACCTGTCCTCCCCGTGGGACGTCGCCTGGTTCGACGGCCGGGTCGTCATCGCCATGGCCGGCACCCACACGCTGTGGTGGTACGACCCGGTGAAGCGCACCGCCGGGCTGTACGCCGGCACGACGGTGGAGGCCCTGCGCGACGGCGCCCTCGCCGACACCTGGCTCGCCCAGCCGTCGGGCCTGTCCACCAGCGCGGACGGTCACCGGCTGTGGCTGGCGGACGCGGAGACGTCGGCCCTGCGGTACGTCGAGGACGGCGTCCTGCACACCGCCGTCGGTCAGGGGCTGTTCGACTTCGGCCACGTGGACGGGCCGGCCGCCACCGCGTTGTTCCAGCATCCGCTCGGGGTGGCGGCACTGGCCGACGGGACGGTGGCGGTCGCGGACACGTACAACGGCGCGCTCCGGCTCTATGACCCGGTGTCCGGGACCGTGAGCACCCTGGCGACGGACCTGGCCGAGCCGAGCGACGTGCTCGTGGTCGACGACGAGCTCGTGGTCGTGGAGTCCGCGGCGCACCGGCTGACCCGGCCGGTCGTCGGCGGGCTGAACGTCGCCGGCTCACGGCTCCGGGTCGAGCGCCCGGTGACCGACCTGGCCCCGGGCCCGGTCGAGTTGCGGATCGTCTTCGAACCGGCGCCCGGTCAGAAGCTGGACGAGACGTACGGTCCCTCGACCCGCCTGGACGTGTCGGCGTCCCCCGCCTCGCTGCTGGTCGACGGTGCGGGGGTCACGACGGACCTGACCCGGAAGCTGCTGCTGGCCGAGGGCGACGGGGTGTTGCAGGTGGTGGCGCAGGCCGCGACGTGCGACGCCGAGGCGGAGAACCCGGCCTGTCACCTGACCCGGCAGGACTGGGGCGTCCCGATCAGGGTGGTCGAGGGCGGCGCGACCCACCTGGCCCTGGTGCTGCGCGGCCTGGACTGA
- a CDS encoding SixA phosphatase family protein — MSTSTSERTLVLLRHAKAEDPGALPDQQRSLTKRGLVDAAAAGAWLAEQGIAPQLVLCSPARRTKETWHQVAGALTEAPEVAYVEELYSGGPWELLELLRTVTVATVLVIGHNPTLELLAALLDPEGGDRMRTASFSVHAQAGPWADLGARTAPVTATHVSRG, encoded by the coding sequence GTGTCCACCTCCACATCGGAACGCACACTCGTCCTGTTGCGGCATGCCAAGGCCGAGGACCCGGGTGCTCTGCCCGACCAGCAGCGTTCCCTCACCAAACGTGGCCTGGTCGACGCGGCCGCCGCCGGAGCCTGGCTCGCCGAGCAGGGCATCGCCCCGCAGCTCGTGCTGTGCTCGCCCGCGCGCCGGACCAAGGAGACCTGGCACCAGGTCGCCGGGGCGCTGACCGAGGCTCCCGAGGTGGCCTACGTCGAGGAGCTGTACTCCGGCGGGCCGTGGGAGCTGCTGGAGCTGTTGCGGACCGTGACCGTCGCGACGGTGCTGGTGATCGGGCACAACCCGACGCTGGAGCTGTTGGCGGCGCTGCTGGACCCGGAGGGCGGGGACAGGATGCGGACGGCGTCGTTCAGCGTGCACGCGCAGGCGGGGCCGTGGGCGGATCTGGGAGCCCGGACCGCCCCGGTGACCGCGACACACGTCTCGCGGGGCTGA
- the trhA gene encoding PAQR family membrane homeostasis protein TrhA gives MTTQVSPPAERFIFHKPRARGWLHVYAFFTAIVCGIVLSSLAAARPGWAPFVATVIYCLTICGLFGVSALYHRRWWTHRGYKMMRRLDHSMIFVFIAGTYTPFSVLLLPRSTATVILSVVWGGALLGVALKMAWPDSPRWLAVPLYLALGWVAVFALPTFLSTGGVTVLVLLAVGGAAYTVGGILYALKRPNPWPDTFGHHEFFHACTLVAALCHHIAVYFALYA, from the coding sequence GTGACGACTCAGGTCAGCCCGCCTGCCGAGCGGTTCATCTTCCACAAGCCCCGAGCCCGGGGCTGGTTGCATGTCTACGCCTTCTTCACGGCCATCGTGTGCGGCATCGTGCTGTCCTCGCTCGCCGCCGCCCGACCCGGCTGGGCGCCCTTCGTGGCCACCGTCATCTACTGCCTGACGATCTGCGGCCTCTTCGGGGTCAGCGCGCTCTACCACCGGCGCTGGTGGACCCACCGGGGCTACAAGATGATGCGCCGGCTCGACCACTCCATGATCTTCGTCTTCATCGCGGGCACGTACACGCCGTTCAGCGTGCTCCTGCTCCCCAGAAGCACCGCCACCGTCATCCTGTCCGTGGTCTGGGGCGGGGCCCTGCTCGGCGTCGCGCTCAAGATGGCCTGGCCGGACTCGCCGCGCTGGCTCGCCGTCCCGCTCTACCTCGCCCTCGGCTGGGTCGCGGTTTTCGCGCTGCCGACGTTCCTGAGCACCGGGGGCGTCACCGTGCTGGTGCTGCTGGCGGTCGGCGGGGCGGCGTACACCGTCGGGGGCATCCTCTACGCCCTCAAACGTCCGAATCCGTGGCCCGACACGTTCGGCCACCACGAGTTCTTCCACGCGTGCACCCTGGTCGCGGCCCTCTGCCACCACATCGCGGTGTACTTCGCGCTCTACGCCTAA
- the sigJ gene encoding RNA polymerase sigma factor SigJ codes for MDQQAWLTERFEEHRTRLRAVAYRMLGSVSEAEDAVQEAWLRLNRADTSDVENLAGWLTTVVARVCLNVLRSREQRREDPLEVHMPDPIISREDGVDPEQEALLADAVGLALLVVLETLAPAERLAFVLHDMFAVPFEDIATMIEKTPAATRQLASRARRRVQGQAPAPDPDLSRQRVVVDAFFGAARNGDFEALVAVLDPDVVLRSDGGAARAQHTVVYAGARTVASQAVTFSRLVPFVRPALVNGAAGVVVATEGRTLSVMAFTVLDGRIVNIDVLVDPERLAGLDLAAFHR; via the coding sequence GTGGACCAGCAGGCGTGGCTCACGGAGCGGTTCGAGGAGCACCGGACCAGGTTGCGGGCGGTCGCGTACCGGATGCTCGGCTCGGTGAGCGAGGCCGAGGACGCGGTCCAGGAGGCCTGGCTGCGCCTCAATCGCGCCGACACCAGCGACGTCGAGAACCTCGCCGGCTGGCTGACCACGGTCGTGGCCCGGGTGTGCCTGAACGTGCTGCGCTCCCGTGAGCAGCGCCGCGAGGACCCGCTCGAGGTGCACATGCCCGACCCGATCATCAGCCGCGAGGACGGAGTCGACCCGGAACAGGAGGCGCTGCTGGCCGACGCGGTCGGGTTGGCGCTCCTGGTCGTGCTGGAGACGCTGGCGCCGGCCGAGCGCCTCGCCTTCGTGCTGCACGACATGTTCGCCGTCCCGTTCGAGGACATCGCGACGATGATCGAGAAGACCCCGGCCGCGACCCGGCAGCTCGCCAGCCGGGCCCGCCGCCGGGTGCAGGGCCAGGCCCCGGCCCCCGACCCGGACCTCAGCCGGCAGCGCGTGGTCGTCGACGCGTTCTTCGGCGCGGCCCGCAACGGCGACTTCGAGGCGCTCGTCGCCGTCCTGGACCCCGACGTCGTGCTGCGGTCCGACGGCGGCGCGGCGCGGGCCCAGCACACGGTGGTCTACGCCGGGGCACGCACCGTGGCCTCGCAGGCGGTCACGTTCAGCCGGCTCGTGCCGTTCGTGCGGCCGGCGCTGGTGAACGGAGCCGCCGGGGTCGTGGTGGCCACCGAGGGGCGGACGTTGTCCGTCATGGCGTTCACCGTGCTGGACGGACGGATCGTCAACATCGACGTGCTGGTCGACCCCGAGCGGCTGGCCGGGCTCGACCTGGCTGCGTTCCACCGCTGA
- a CDS encoding acyl-CoA dehydrogenase, translating to MTHYKSNLRDLEFNLFEVFGLGDVLGTGPYSELDRDTAHSILAEVERLAREDLAASFLDGDRNPPVFDPATNTALLPESFKKSFKAMMDSEFWRLDLPEGLGGTNAPRTLWWAIAEMVLGSNPAIWMYAAGPSFAHTLFREGTPEQKEWAKLFVEKQWGATMVLTEPDAGSDVGAGRTKAYLQPDGSWHLEGVKRFITSGEHDLSDNIIHYVLARPVGVEGVGGPGTKGLSLFVVPKHFFDAETGELTGRNGAYVTNVEHKMGLKVSTTCELTLGENEPAKGWLMGDIHDGIRQMFLIIEYARMMVGTKAIATLSTGYLNALDYAKQRVQGADLTNPGQAAPRVTITHHPDVRRSLMLQKSYSEGLRALVFYTAQWQDKVKLAEADGDADAAELATRVNDLLLPLVKGCGSERAYELLGHESLQIFGGSGFLQDYPLEQYVRDSKIDTLYEGTTAIQSLDLIFRKVVKDGGVALATVAGEIQAFLESGAGNGQLKEERAALAKAAGDVQGMVAVLGGFLGEAQQTPTELYKVGLHSRRLLLAVGDLIVAWLLQRQAEIALGKLNEDPTDPFYQGKVAAARFFAREVLPRLTSDRKILENANGDLMDLSEDAF from the coding sequence ATGACGCATTACAAGAGCAATCTGCGGGACCTTGAGTTCAACCTGTTCGAGGTGTTCGGCCTGGGCGATGTGCTCGGCACCGGACCGTACTCGGAGCTGGACCGCGACACCGCCCACAGCATCCTCGCCGAAGTCGAGCGGCTCGCGCGCGAGGATCTCGCCGCCAGCTTCCTCGACGGTGACCGCAACCCGCCGGTCTTCGACCCGGCCACCAACACCGCGCTGCTGCCCGAGTCCTTCAAGAAGTCGTTCAAGGCGATGATGGACTCCGAGTTCTGGCGGCTCGACCTGCCCGAGGGCCTCGGCGGCACCAACGCGCCGCGCACCCTGTGGTGGGCGATCGCCGAGATGGTCCTGGGCTCGAACCCGGCCATCTGGATGTACGCGGCCGGCCCGAGCTTCGCGCACACCCTCTTCCGCGAGGGCACCCCGGAGCAGAAGGAGTGGGCCAAGCTCTTCGTCGAGAAGCAGTGGGGCGCCACGATGGTCCTCACCGAGCCCGACGCGGGTTCCGACGTGGGCGCCGGCCGGACGAAGGCGTACCTGCAGCCCGACGGCTCGTGGCACCTGGAGGGCGTGAAGCGTTTCATCACCTCCGGCGAGCACGACCTGAGCGACAACATCATCCACTACGTGCTCGCGCGCCCGGTGGGCGTCGAGGGCGTCGGTGGCCCCGGTACCAAGGGCCTGTCGCTCTTCGTCGTTCCGAAGCACTTCTTCGACGCCGAGACCGGTGAGCTGACCGGCCGCAACGGCGCGTACGTCACCAACGTCGAGCACAAGATGGGCCTCAAGGTCTCCACCACGTGCGAGCTGACCCTGGGCGAGAACGAGCCGGCCAAGGGCTGGCTGATGGGCGACATCCACGACGGCATCCGCCAGATGTTCCTCATCATCGAGTACGCCCGGATGATGGTCGGCACCAAGGCCATCGCGACCCTGTCGACCGGCTACCTCAACGCGCTGGACTACGCCAAGCAGCGCGTACAGGGTGCCGACCTGACCAACCCCGGCCAGGCCGCTCCCCGGGTCACGATCACCCACCACCCGGACGTCCGCCGCTCCCTGATGCTGCAGAAGTCCTACTCCGAGGGCCTGCGCGCCCTGGTCTTCTACACCGCGCAGTGGCAGGACAAGGTCAAGCTGGCCGAGGCCGACGGCGACGCCGACGCGGCCGAGCTGGCCACCCGGGTCAACGACCTGCTGCTCCCGCTGGTCAAGGGCTGCGGCTCCGAGCGCGCGTACGAGCTGCTCGGGCACGAGTCCCTGCAGATCTTCGGCGGCTCGGGCTTCCTGCAGGACTACCCGCTGGAGCAGTACGTCCGCGACTCGAAGATCGACACGCTCTACGAGGGCACCACGGCCATCCAGAGCCTCGACCTGATCTTCCGCAAGGTCGTCAAGGACGGCGGCGTCGCCCTGGCCACGGTCGCCGGCGAGATCCAGGCGTTCCTGGAGTCCGGCGCGGGCAACGGCCAGCTCAAGGAGGAGCGCGCCGCGCTCGCCAAGGCGGCCGGTGACGTGCAGGGCATGGTCGCCGTGCTCGGCGGCTTCCTGGGCGAGGCGCAGCAGACCCCGACCGAGCTGTACAAGGTCGGCCTGCACTCCCGCCGCCTGCTGCTCGCCGTCGGCGACCTGATCGTCGCGTGGCTGCTCCAGCGCCAGGCAGAGATCGCCCTGGGCAAGCTCAACGAGGACCCGACCGACCCGTTCTACCAGGGCAAGGTCGCCGCCGCGCGCTTCTTCGCCCGCGAGGTGCTCCCGCGTCTGACCTCGGACCGGAAGATCCTCGAGAACGCCAACGGCGACCTGATGGACCTGTCCGAGGACGCGTTCTAG
- a CDS encoding PP2C family protein-serine/threonine phosphatase: MSLQQTRRTPRPEARAGLGAAFVLLALIIIIEIADGPRPDYLGLLSLPPLLAAAFAGWRSVLITGAACVGVGVAFAVAPTPDQWHAAVMIQLFAVCLSTGIGIGVARFRGRQLEQLATLTHLASVAQQAILRPIGPQSGNLAISGRYVSASAEADIGGDLYEALDTPYGTRLLIGDVRGKGLEAVRLASGVLGSYRHVAYERSDLRAIVSDLDRAVSRSVGYEDFVTAAVIEERGGTLTVVNCGHPPPLLLRRGQVISLDPPAPAPPLGFMPAPPPRVERLEPGDRLLLYTDGLTEARRAGEFFPIQERAWGLLGHGTVADGLASLETALLDWVHGVLDDDIAMVLLEYTATRPPVEPATPSWAVGEN; the protein is encoded by the coding sequence ATGTCACTGCAGCAGACCCGTCGCACACCCAGACCGGAGGCACGCGCCGGTCTGGGTGCGGCATTTGTGCTGCTTGCCTTGATCATCATCATCGAGATCGCCGACGGCCCGAGGCCGGACTATCTCGGCCTGCTCTCCCTGCCGCCGCTCCTCGCCGCGGCGTTCGCCGGCTGGCGCTCCGTCCTGATCACCGGGGCGGCCTGCGTCGGGGTCGGCGTCGCCTTCGCCGTCGCGCCGACGCCGGACCAGTGGCACGCCGCGGTCATGATCCAGCTGTTCGCGGTGTGCCTGAGCACCGGGATCGGGATCGGGGTCGCCCGGTTCCGCGGCCGGCAGCTCGAACAGCTCGCGACGCTGACCCACCTGGCCTCGGTCGCCCAGCAGGCGATCCTGCGCCCGATCGGCCCCCAGTCCGGCAACCTGGCGATCTCCGGCCGGTACGTCTCCGCGAGCGCCGAGGCCGACATCGGCGGCGACCTGTACGAGGCCCTCGACACCCCGTACGGCACCCGGCTGCTGATCGGCGACGTCCGGGGCAAGGGCCTGGAGGCCGTCCGACTGGCCAGCGGCGTGCTCGGCTCCTACCGCCACGTCGCGTACGAGCGCTCCGACCTGCGCGCCATCGTCTCCGACCTGGACCGCGCCGTCTCCCGTTCCGTCGGCTACGAGGACTTCGTCACCGCCGCCGTCATCGAGGAGCGCGGCGGCACCCTGACGGTGGTCAACTGCGGCCACCCGCCGCCGCTGCTGCTCCGCCGGGGCCAGGTCATCTCACTGGACCCGCCGGCCCCCGCGCCGCCGCTGGGCTTCATGCCGGCCCCGCCGCCCCGGGTCGAGCGGCTGGAGCCGGGCGACCGGCTGCTGCTGTACACCGACGGCCTGACCGAGGCGCGCCGGGCCGGGGAGTTCTTCCCGATCCAGGAGCGCGCGTGGGGCCTGCTCGGGCACGGCACGGTCGCCGACGGGCTGGCCTCGCTGGAGACGGCGCTGCTCGACTGGGTGCACGGGGTGCTGGACGACGACATCGCGATGGTGCTGCTGGAGTACACGGCGACCCGGCCGCCGGTGGAGCCCGCGACGCCGAGCTGGGCGGTCGGGGAGAACTAG
- a CDS encoding septal ring lytic transglycosylase RlpA family protein, producing the protein MSYYGDGDGFDGGTTANGEKFDPNAMTAAHRSLPFNTKVRITNPANGKSVIVRITDRGPYSGDRCIDLSAGAFGAIAPKSQGVLKSAKWEILG; encoded by the coding sequence ATGTCGTACTACGGCGACGGCGACGGTTTCGACGGCGGCACCACGGCCAACGGCGAGAAGTTCGACCCGAACGCGATGACCGCGGCCCACCGGTCGCTGCCGTTCAACACGAAGGTCCGGATCACCAATCCGGCCAACGGCAAGTCGGTCATCGTGCGGATCACCGACCGGGGTCCGTACTCCGGAGATCGGTGCATTGACCTCTCCGCCGGGGCATTCGGAGCGATCGCACCGAAGTCCCAGGGTGTACTGAAATCAGCCAAGTGGGAAATATTGGGCTGA
- a CDS encoding laminin G domain-containing protein, with amino-acid sequence MHFRHLAAAAGLLLVALSSGSAVAEGDSWVPIAEYRINVATADTDGDGLTLKDASGHGHDLSTHTARGGAITLLRDGDRPRLRFPAPCTGSCPHAILEGGTVAEDLNPGARRIRFGATLRMSPDETTEGSNVLQKGYSLEGSQYKLQVDGFEGHPSCVLVGSGPIWLVYSRVGVADSRWHDVLCERDGGELTISVDGAVTGRIDVPEHLSVTNDEPLRLGGKGTSANNDQFSGELAAAFVSVAD; translated from the coding sequence GTGCACTTCAGACACCTCGCGGCCGCTGCCGGCCTGCTGCTCGTCGCCCTGAGCTCGGGTTCCGCCGTGGCCGAGGGGGATTCCTGGGTGCCGATCGCGGAGTACCGGATCAATGTGGCCACCGCCGACACCGACGGTGACGGGCTGACCCTCAAGGACGCCAGCGGGCACGGCCACGACCTGTCGACGCACACCGCCAGGGGCGGTGCGATCACGCTGCTCCGCGACGGCGACCGGCCCCGGCTGCGGTTCCCCGCGCCGTGCACCGGCTCGTGCCCGCACGCGATCCTGGAGGGCGGGACCGTGGCCGAGGACCTCAACCCCGGAGCGCGTCGAATCAGGTTCGGCGCGACGTTGCGGATGTCGCCCGACGAGACGACCGAGGGTTCCAACGTCCTGCAGAAGGGGTACTCCCTGGAAGGCAGCCAGTACAAGCTGCAGGTGGACGGCTTCGAGGGCCACCCGAGTTGCGTACTCGTCGGATCGGGTCCGATCTGGCTCGTCTACTCCCGGGTCGGCGTCGCGGACAGCCGCTGGCACGACGTGCTGTGCGAGCGGGACGGCGGGGAGCTGACCATCTCGGTGGACGGCGCGGTCACCGGCCGGATCGACGTGCCGGAGCACCTGAGCGTCACGAACGACGAGCCGCTCCGGCTGGGCGGCAAGGGGACCAGCGCGAACAACGACCAGTTCTCCGGGGAACTGGCCGCGGCGTTCGTGTCGGTGGCGGACTAG
- the dcd gene encoding dCTP deaminase: MLLSDRDLVSELKSGRMGLEPFEPALVQPSSIDVRLDRMFRVFNNHKYTHIDPAIQQDELTELVEVEDGKPFVLHPGEFVLGSTLEAVTLPDDLAGRLEGKSSLGRLGLLTHSTAGFIDPGFSGHVTLELSNVANLPIKLWPGMKIGQLCIFKLSSPSEHPYGSEIYGSRYQGQRGPTPSRSWKNWRTWSTS, encoded by the coding sequence ATGCTGCTCTCCGACCGCGACCTGGTGTCCGAGCTCAAGTCCGGCCGCATGGGCCTGGAGCCGTTCGAGCCGGCCCTCGTCCAGCCGTCCAGCATCGACGTGCGCCTGGACCGGATGTTCCGGGTGTTCAACAACCACAAGTACACCCATATCGACCCGGCGATCCAGCAGGACGAGCTGACCGAGCTGGTCGAGGTGGAGGACGGCAAGCCGTTCGTGCTGCACCCGGGGGAGTTCGTCCTCGGCAGCACCCTGGAGGCCGTCACACTGCCCGACGACCTGGCCGGGCGGCTGGAGGGCAAGTCGAGCCTCGGCCGGCTGGGGCTGCTCACCCACTCCACGGCCGGGTTCATCGACCCGGGCTTCTCCGGGCACGTCACGCTGGAGCTGTCCAACGTGGCCAACCTGCCGATCAAGCTGTGGCCGGGGATGAAGATCGGCCAGCTGTGCATCTTCAAGCTGTCCAGCCCGTCGGAGCACCCGTACGGCTCGGAGATCTACGGCTCGCGCTACCAGGGCCAGCGCGGCCCGACCCCGAGCCGGTCGTGGAAGAACTGGCGCACCTGGTCGACGAGCTGA
- a CDS encoding DUF1707 SHOCT-like domain-containing protein, producing MGITDLERAPAAEALQRACGEGRISLEEFSVRVGAVWAADEHEELVKALDGVVAMRQPIVGESRSVAETNIRTIMGENHRSGRWNLSRYLKIFVLMGDMKLDLCEVALSQEALSDGVVDIKGTCVMGELTITVPEGVDVELYGSVIMGERSLKLAPVPKLPGTPTIRIHLTVVMGDVKVRSAGLEKKGVLPRWARELLGR from the coding sequence ATGGGCATCACTGATCTCGAACGCGCACCGGCGGCGGAGGCGCTGCAGCGAGCCTGCGGCGAAGGCCGGATCAGTCTCGAGGAGTTCAGCGTCCGGGTGGGCGCGGTGTGGGCTGCCGACGAGCACGAGGAGCTGGTCAAGGCGCTCGACGGTGTGGTGGCCATGCGCCAGCCCATCGTCGGGGAGTCCCGCTCGGTCGCCGAGACCAACATCCGCACCATCATGGGCGAGAACCACAGGTCCGGCCGGTGGAACCTCTCGCGGTACCTGAAGATCTTCGTCCTGATGGGCGACATGAAGCTCGACCTGTGCGAGGTGGCGCTGAGCCAGGAGGCGCTGTCCGACGGGGTCGTGGACATCAAGGGCACCTGTGTGATGGGCGAGCTGACCATCACGGTGCCCGAGGGCGTCGACGTCGAGCTGTACGGCTCGGTCATCATGGGCGAGCGCAGCCTCAAGCTGGCCCCGGTGCCGAAGCTGCCCGGCACGCCGACCATCCGGATCCACCTGACCGTGGTCATGGGCGACGTGAAGGTGCGCAGCGCCGGCCTGGAGAAGAAGGGCGTTCTGCCCCGATGGGCCCGAGAGCTCCTCGGCAGATAA
- a CDS encoding hemolysin family protein, with translation MNLLLTVILLVGNAFFVAAEFALIASRSTMLEPMAEKSRVARWALSAMRQLPLMIAGAQLGVTICSLGLGAVAEPALAHLLESPFDAVGLPDNAVHPTAFVLALVVVVFLHTILGEMVPKNITLAGPEQAVMWLGPPMLVFCLALKPLLVALKWAARQVLRIWRIEAADAVKTIYTAEELAGLVAESRTEGLLDAEEHARITGALALHQRTAADAMRTWSQVVSVEPSITAAELEPLATRTRRSRFPVVDDAGEVLGFVHVKDVLGVSSPPMLRPLPLVAPGVTLAELLLQMRREHRHIVLVADGGRPLGIVTLDDVLNAVVGTHPTISA, from the coding sequence GTGAACCTCCTGCTGACCGTGATCCTGCTGGTGGGCAACGCGTTCTTCGTCGCTGCGGAGTTCGCGCTGATCGCCTCGCGGAGCACGATGCTCGAACCGATGGCGGAGAAGTCCCGGGTGGCCAGGTGGGCGCTGTCGGCCATGCGGCAGCTCCCGCTGATGATCGCCGGCGCGCAGCTGGGCGTGACGATCTGCTCGCTCGGCCTGGGCGCCGTCGCCGAGCCGGCCCTGGCCCATCTGCTGGAGTCGCCGTTCGACGCGGTGGGGCTGCCGGACAACGCCGTACACCCGACGGCTTTCGTTCTGGCTCTGGTCGTCGTGGTCTTCCTGCACACGATCCTCGGCGAGATGGTGCCGAAGAACATCACGCTCGCCGGCCCCGAGCAGGCCGTGATGTGGCTCGGCCCGCCGATGCTGGTGTTCTGCCTGGCTCTCAAGCCGCTGCTGGTGGCGCTGAAGTGGGCGGCGCGTCAGGTGCTGCGGATCTGGCGGATCGAGGCCGCCGACGCCGTGAAGACCATCTACACCGCCGAGGAGCTCGCGGGCCTCGTCGCCGAGTCGCGGACCGAGGGCCTGCTCGACGCCGAGGAGCATGCCAGGATCACCGGCGCGCTCGCGCTGCACCAGCGCACCGCCGCCGACGCGATGCGGACCTGGTCACAGGTGGTCTCCGTCGAGCCGTCGATCACGGCGGCCGAGCTGGAGCCGCTGGCCACCAGGACCCGCCGGTCCCGGTTCCCGGTGGTGGACGATGCCGGCGAGGTGCTCGGGTTCGTGCACGTCAAGGACGTGCTGGGAGTGTCCAGCCCGCCGATGCTGCGCCCGCTGCCCCTGGTCGCCCCGGGCGTCACGCTCGCGGAGCTGCTCCTGCAGATGCGCCGCGAGCACCGGCACATCGTGCTCGTCGCCGACGGTGGCCGGCCGCTGGGCATAGTGACGCTGGACGACGTCCTGAACGCCGTGGTCGGCACCCACCCCACGATCTCCGCGTAG